From the genome of Streptomyces sp. NBC_01304:
CGCTCACCCGCGGCAGCGCGATCACCAACATCGCCATCTATGACGCGGTGAACTCCATCAGGCCCACCGGCAAGCCCTACCTCACCACCGTCCCGGGCGCCTCCGGCCGGACCGGCGCGCTGGAGTCGGCCATCGACGAGGCCGCGTACAAGGCACTCAAGGGTGTCTTCCCCAACCAGAACTTCGACGACGAGTACAACGCCGCGAAGGCCAAGCAGGTCGGCGGCACCGCGGCCGACAAGGAGCTCGGCCGCTCGGTCGGCACCAAGACCGCGGACGCCATCCTCGCGGCCCGCGCGAACGACGGCGCCTCCGACGCGACCCCGTACACCCCGGTCAACCAGCCGGGCCACTGGCGCCCGACCCCCGGCAGCACCCCCGCCGCGGGCGCGCCCAACTGGGGCCGGGTCAAGCCCTTCGCCCTGGCCTCCGGCTCCAAGTACCGTCCGACCAGCGTGCACGGCGAGTCCAGCGTCGAGGAGCTGCTGAAGAGCGACGAGTACGTCAAGCAGGTCGACGAGGTCCGCCGGCTCGGCGGCGCCGAGTCCACCGAGCGCACCGCCGACCAGACCCAGATCGCCCGCTACTGGGCCAACGACCTGGACGGCACCTACAAGCCGGTCGGCCAGCAGATCGACCACACCATCGTGATCTACCAGAACCGCCAGTTCACGGTCGACTCGACCAAGAGCGCCAAGCTGCTCACGCTGGTCAACATCGCCCTCGCCGACTCCTCGATCGCGGTCTGGGACTCCAAGTACGAGCGTGACCTGGACCTGTGGCGTCCGGAGAGCGCGATCAACCTGGCCGACACCGACGGCAACGACAAGACGGTCGCCGACCCCAACTGGCGCCCGCTGTCCGTGAACGCCGCCGGTACCCACTTCTCGCCGGCCTTCCCCACGCACGTCTCCGGCCACTCCGGGATCGTCGCCGCGTGGGCCGGTGCGATGAAGAGCTACTACGGCCGTGACGACATCGCCTTCACCGCCGGCACCGACGACCCGAACGCCAAGGGCGTCAAGCGCAGCTTCAAGAGCTTCAGCGCCGCCGCCCAGGAGAAGGCCGACAGCCGCGTCTACTCCGGCGTGCACTTCCGCTGGGACAACGACGCGGCCCTGAAGCTCGGCTACTCGGTGGCCGACGAGGTCTCCGCCAACTTCCTCGGCTGATACCAACTGCCTGGGCACACCGCCCAGTTGACCCCCGCCCCGAAGAGGAGCCATGACTAGCCGATACGCCCAGATCGCCTTCACCAGCCAGGTCCGCGGCCACCAGGCCGAGCACGGCAGCGTGCGCGGCTACGACCGGATGGCCGCCTCGGGTCCGCGCGAGGCGGACCGGCTAGGCGAGGACGAGGAGTGGTTCATCGGCGAGCGGGACAGCTTCTACCTTGCCAGCATCAGCGAGACCGGCTGGCCGTACGTCCAGCACCGCGGGGGCCCCAAGGGGTTCCTGCGGCCGCTGGACGGGGGGCGGGCCCTGGCCTTCGCGGACTTCCGGGGCAACAAGCAGTACATCACCACCGGCAACCTCGACCACGACGACCGGGTCGCGCTCTTCCTGATCGACTACCCGCGCCGGGCCCGCCTGAAGATCTACGGGCGGGCCCGGACGGTACGGGCCGAGGACGAGCCGCAGCTGCTCACGGCGGTGCGGGACGCGGAGTACCGCGCCGTCGTGGAGCGCGTGATGGTGATCGACGTGGAGGCGTACGACTGGAACTGCAGCCAGCACCTCACCCCCCGCTTCTCCGAGGACGAGGTCCAGGAGGCGGTACGCCCGCTTCGGGCGCGCCTGGACGAGCTGGAGAGGGAGAACGCGGAGCTGAGGGCGACAGGCCGGGGGGTTCGTGCCCCGTAAGGGGCGCGGGGAACTGCGCGCCCAGCCCCCACCGGCCGTCAGTTGACGAACTCGCCCACCCGCGGAGCGAGTTCCTGCCGGTAGGCAGCAAGCCGCCCCGTACGGCGGGCCGTAAGCGCCCCCACCAGCCGCCCACGGAAGTGGTAAGTCACCTCGACACGCCGCGACGCAACGTCGAGCTCGACCACCCGCACCTCATCGGCAGCCGCAGGCAACCCCACCGACCGGAACTTCACCCCGTGCAGATCCGACCAGAAGGACGGAATGCCCTGGTGGGGCCGGGGATCGGCCGGATTGAGCAGGGAGTACGCGGCGGTACCCGCGTGCTCGACGGCGTCCGCCCAGTGCCCGAGCGCGAGCCGCGCCCCGCCGGCCAGCGGCTGCGGCAGGTTCACCACGTCACCGGCGGCCACGATGCCGGGCTCGGGGACGCCGTCGGCGCGCAGAACTCGCAGATACGCGTCCGCGTGCACCCCGCCGCCGAGCCGCAGCCCGGACCCGGCCAGCCAGCCCGTCGCGGGCTCGGCGCCGAGCGCGAGGACGGCCAGATCGGCGGGCAGGCTCGTCCCGTCGTCGAGGGTGACCGACCCGATCCGGTCGGTGCCGGGGGCGGTCCGGAACTCCCGCACGGTGCACCCGGTGTGCAGGGCGATCCCCGCGGCGCGGTGCAACTCGGCGACGTACGCCCCCACTTGAGACCCCGCGGCGCGCTGCAACGGCTGCTCGGCGGCCTCGATGAGGGTGACCTCCAAGCCCAACTCCCGTGCGGCTGCGGCGAGTTCTG
Proteins encoded in this window:
- a CDS encoding vanadium-dependent haloperoxidase → MSNPRKRHRTLIRTATLSLAVAGLAATALPQAVAGPAESEEGVRTDHVIYWNKVILDAFRAHGGTPGPLTRGSAITNIAIYDAVNSIRPTGKPYLTTVPGASGRTGALESAIDEAAYKALKGVFPNQNFDDEYNAAKAKQVGGTAADKELGRSVGTKTADAILAARANDGASDATPYTPVNQPGHWRPTPGSTPAAGAPNWGRVKPFALASGSKYRPTSVHGESSVEELLKSDEYVKQVDEVRRLGGAESTERTADQTQIARYWANDLDGTYKPVGQQIDHTIVIYQNRQFTVDSTKSAKLLTLVNIALADSSIAVWDSKYERDLDLWRPESAINLADTDGNDKTVADPNWRPLSVNAAGTHFSPAFPTHVSGHSGIVAAWAGAMKSYYGRDDIAFTAGTDDPNAKGVKRSFKSFSAAAQEKADSRVYSGVHFRWDNDAALKLGYSVADEVSANFLG
- a CDS encoding pyridoxamine 5'-phosphate oxidase family protein, whose product is MTSRYAQIAFTSQVRGHQAEHGSVRGYDRMAASGPREADRLGEDEEWFIGERDSFYLASISETGWPYVQHRGGPKGFLRPLDGGRALAFADFRGNKQYITTGNLDHDDRVALFLIDYPRRARLKIYGRARTVRAEDEPQLLTAVRDAEYRAVVERVMVIDVEAYDWNCSQHLTPRFSEDEVQEAVRPLRARLDELERENAELRATGRGVRAP
- a CDS encoding NAD(P)/FAD-dependent oxidoreductase, which encodes MRRIVVVGASLAGLRTAEALRAQGFAGELTLVGDEPHMPYDRPPLSKELRIAPLDVAEDLDARWLIGRRAVGLDIGRRTVALEGGDTAAYDEIGYDGLVIATGTAARQWPGQPLPQGVFTLRGLDDTLALRAELTEGRRLVVVGAGFLGSELAAAARELGLEVTLIEAAEQPLQRAAGSQVGAYVAELHRAAGIALHTGCTVREFRTAPGTDRIGSVTLDDGTSLPADLAVLALGAEPATGWLAGSGLRLGGGVHADAYLRVLRADGVPEPGIVAAGDVVNLPQPLAGGARLALGHWADAVEHAGTAAYSLLNPADPRPHQGIPSFWSDLHGVKFRSVGLPAAADEVRVVELDVASRRVEVTYHFRGRLVGALTARRTGRLAAYRQELAPRVGEFVN